A genome region from Plasmodium vinckei vinckei genome assembly, chromosome: PVVCY_07 includes the following:
- a CDS encoding cytochrome c oxidase assembly protein, putative encodes MLNINSDTPHRKASNSCKQILNDMIACYQNTVCYKKGDRTFEECLHNHNLDEVDESCIILRKAYAQCRRNMLNGNYKMMGNPLSR; translated from the coding sequence atgcTTAACATAAACTCAGACACCCCTCATAGAAAAGCATCAAATTCATGTAAGCAAATATTAAACGACATGATAGCATGCTATCAAAATACGgtttgttataaaaaaggagaTAGAACTTTTGAAGAATGTTTACATAATCATAATTTAGACGAAGTTGATGAAAgttgtattattttgagAAAAGCATATGCTCAATGCCGTCGAAATATGTTGAATGGAAACTACAAAATGATGGGAAATCCATTATCAAGATAA